The following proteins come from a genomic window of Geothrix edaphica:
- the hydE gene encoding [FeFe] hydrogenase H-cluster radical SAM maturase HydE, producing MADLDQGRVKAWLREEDPAALERLWAEADAVRRARVGDEVHLRGLIEASSFCVRACHYCGLRAPARGLDRYRMTGEEILDAAREAHRLGYGSVVIQAGEDPGLDRALIAEAVRAIKADTPLAVTLSLGERSDGDLAAWRAAGADRYLLRFETGDPELYHLIHPDLPGRPSDRLAQLRRMRDMGYEIGTGVMVGIPGQTWDILAADLLRFREFDMDMLGIGPFLPSPRTPMGGPDAPSYLALRDQVPNDELTTLKAVALTRRLCPEANIPGTTALATLDRAQGRELALRRGANVLMPNVTPVGYRVRYEIYPGKACVGETAAACQGCLETRLRALGRQIGRGPGGRLRTECKDLAGCDFHH from the coding sequence ATGGCTGACCTCGACCAGGGCCGCGTGAAGGCCTGGCTCCGGGAAGAGGACCCCGCCGCCCTCGAGCGCCTCTGGGCCGAGGCGGATGCGGTGCGCCGGGCCCGGGTCGGCGACGAGGTCCACCTGCGCGGCCTCATCGAAGCCTCCAGCTTCTGCGTGCGTGCATGCCACTACTGCGGGCTGCGGGCCCCCGCCCGGGGCCTGGACCGCTACCGCATGACGGGGGAGGAGATCCTCGACGCGGCCCGGGAGGCCCACCGCCTCGGCTACGGCAGCGTGGTCATCCAGGCCGGAGAGGACCCGGGCCTCGACCGGGCCCTCATCGCAGAGGCGGTGCGGGCCATCAAGGCCGACACGCCCCTGGCCGTCACGCTTTCCCTGGGGGAGCGGAGCGACGGGGACCTGGCCGCCTGGAGGGCCGCGGGCGCGGATCGCTACCTGCTGCGCTTCGAGACCGGCGACCCGGAGCTGTACCACCTCATCCATCCGGACCTGCCGGGCCGGCCCAGCGACCGCCTGGCCCAGCTCCGCCGCATGCGGGACATGGGCTACGAGATCGGCACCGGCGTGATGGTGGGCATTCCGGGCCAGACCTGGGACATCCTCGCCGCCGACCTGCTCCGCTTCCGCGAATTCGACATGGACATGCTCGGGATCGGCCCCTTCCTGCCCAGCCCCCGGACGCCCATGGGCGGGCCGGATGCCCCGTCCTACCTGGCTCTGCGGGATCAGGTCCCCAACGACGAGCTCACCACCCTCAAGGCCGTGGCCCTGACGCGCCGGCTCTGCCCCGAGGCCAACATCCCCGGCACCACCGCCCTCGCCACCCTCGACCGCGCTCAGGGGCGCGAGCTGGCGCTGAGGCGCGGGGCCAACGTGCTGATGCCCAATGTGACGCCCGTGGGCTATCGCGTCCGCTACGAGATCTACCCCGGCAAGGCCTGCGTGGGCGAGACGGCCGCGGCCTGCCAGGGCTGCCTGGAGACCCGCCTCCGCGCCCTGGGAAGGCAGATCGGCAGGGGCCCTGGAGGCCGCCTCAGAACAGAGTGTAAAGATTTAGCCGGATGTGACTTCCATCACTGA
- a CDS encoding NADH-ubiquinone oxidoreductase-F iron-sulfur binding region domain-containing protein — protein MPLPVSDFYRSLADRAVRTLADRDLENRILIQVGSATCEHAAGSQAVAEEFIRHIRASGRKDIVIHRTGCTGRCSREPILGVRLPGQLPVKYERVDRDLVHRIFTEHIQGGVPVMKHVLDHDGEALPEREFLFCEGDRCQKGGVDLRARFLELLEEHGVEPHRVGVATTSCFGACGLAGSAATYLLARPEKILYRVTSEADLEDILQEHVLQGQVVARLRVQEEPIALEFLERYGDVAFFNRQSRIALRNAGVVDPENLDEYLGFDGFKALATTLERREPDWVISELTKARLRGRGGGGFLTATKWTLARQQADTTRFIICNGDEGDPGAFMDRSMLESDPFNIVEGMIIGGFAIGAQKGFFYIRAEYPLAIKRIEQAIAACRAQGLLGRDIMGSGFDFDLEIRLGAGAFVCGEETALIRSIEGERGQPKVRPPYPTDRGLWGHPTVINNVETFANVSAILRYGGDWYSRIGTPKSGGTKVFALAGKVRHTGLVEVPLGTTLSRVVNDIGGGVSGGRQLKAIQTGGPAGGFIPAAMQGMEVDFEPLQKAGSIMGSGGMIVLSEDDCMVDIAKFYMAFSQEESCGKCTPCREGTTRILEILERITLGKGELADLDKLERLSRLCQRTSLCGLGRAAPNPVLSSLKHFREEFLAHIQDKHCPAKKCVALIRYEINPEKCIGCTICARNCPVECISGARKEAHGIDQAACIKCGNCFDVCKFAAIDRV, from the coding sequence ATGCCTCTTCCCGTGAGCGACTTCTACCGGTCCCTGGCGGACCGTGCCGTCCGGACCCTGGCCGACAGGGACCTGGAGAACCGGATCCTCATCCAGGTCGGGTCCGCCACCTGCGAGCACGCGGCGGGATCACAGGCGGTGGCCGAGGAGTTCATCCGGCACATCCGGGCCTCCGGGCGGAAGGACATCGTCATCCACCGCACCGGCTGCACGGGCCGCTGCTCGCGCGAGCCCATCCTCGGCGTGCGCCTGCCCGGCCAGCTGCCCGTCAAGTACGAGCGGGTGGACCGCGACCTGGTCCACCGCATCTTCACCGAGCACATCCAGGGCGGCGTGCCGGTGATGAAGCACGTGCTGGATCATGACGGTGAGGCGCTGCCCGAGCGCGAGTTCCTGTTCTGCGAAGGGGACCGCTGCCAGAAGGGCGGCGTGGACCTCCGCGCCCGGTTCCTGGAGCTGCTCGAGGAACACGGCGTCGAGCCTCACCGGGTGGGCGTGGCGACCACCAGCTGCTTCGGGGCCTGCGGGCTAGCGGGCTCCGCCGCCACCTACCTCCTGGCCCGCCCCGAGAAGATCCTCTATCGCGTGACCTCGGAAGCTGATCTGGAGGACATCCTCCAGGAGCACGTCCTCCAAGGCCAGGTGGTCGCCCGCCTGCGGGTGCAGGAGGAGCCCATCGCCCTGGAGTTCCTGGAGCGCTATGGGGATGTGGCGTTCTTCAACCGCCAGAGCCGAATCGCCCTGCGGAATGCGGGCGTCGTCGATCCCGAGAACCTCGACGAATACCTCGGCTTCGACGGCTTCAAGGCCCTGGCCACCACCCTGGAACGCCGCGAGCCCGACTGGGTGATCTCCGAACTGACCAAGGCCCGGCTCCGAGGCCGCGGCGGCGGCGGCTTCCTGACGGCCACCAAGTGGACCCTGGCGCGCCAGCAGGCCGACACCACCCGCTTCATCATCTGCAACGGCGACGAGGGCGACCCGGGCGCCTTCATGGACCGCTCCATGCTCGAGAGCGACCCCTTCAACATCGTCGAGGGCATGATCATCGGCGGCTTCGCCATCGGCGCGCAGAAGGGGTTCTTCTACATCCGGGCCGAGTACCCGCTGGCCATCAAGCGCATCGAGCAGGCCATCGCCGCCTGCCGGGCCCAGGGGCTGCTCGGCAGGGACATCATGGGCTCCGGCTTCGACTTCGACCTGGAGATCCGGCTCGGCGCAGGCGCCTTCGTCTGCGGCGAGGAGACGGCCCTCATCCGCTCCATCGAAGGCGAGCGCGGCCAGCCGAAGGTGCGCCCGCCCTACCCCACGGATCGCGGCCTGTGGGGCCACCCCACGGTGATCAACAATGTGGAGACCTTCGCCAATGTCTCCGCCATCCTGCGCTACGGCGGCGACTGGTATTCCCGCATCGGCACCCCGAAGAGCGGCGGGACCAAGGTCTTCGCCCTGGCGGGCAAGGTGCGGCACACGGGCCTGGTGGAAGTGCCCCTGGGCACCACGCTCTCCCGCGTGGTGAACGACATCGGCGGCGGCGTCTCCGGCGGCAGGCAGCTCAAGGCCATCCAGACCGGCGGCCCCGCGGGCGGCTTCATCCCCGCGGCCATGCAGGGCATGGAGGTGGACTTCGAGCCGCTGCAGAAGGCCGGCTCCATCATGGGCTCCGGCGGCATGATCGTCCTGAGCGAGGACGACTGCATGGTCGACATCGCGAAGTTCTACATGGCCTTCAGCCAGGAGGAGAGCTGCGGGAAGTGCACGCCCTGCCGGGAGGGCACCACGCGCATCCTCGAGATCCTGGAGCGCATCACCCTGGGCAAGGGAGAGCTGGCCGACCTGGACAAGCTCGAGCGCCTGTCCCGCCTCTGCCAGCGCACCAGCCTCTGCGGCCTGGGCCGCGCCGCGCCGAACCCCGTGCTCTCCAGCCTCAAGCACTTCCGGGAGGAGTTCCTGGCCCACATCCAGGACAAGCACTGCCCCGCGAAGAAGTGCGTGGCCCTGATCCGCTACGAGATCAATCCGGAGAAGTGCATCGGCTGCACCATCTGCGCCCGGAACTGCCCCGTGGAGTGCATCTCCGGCGCCCGCAAGGAGGCCCATGGGATCGATCAGGCCGCCTGCATCAAGTGCGGCAATTGCTTCGATGTCTGCAAGTTCGCCGCCATTGATCGGGTGTAG